A portion of the Podospora pseudoanserina strain CBS 124.78 chromosome 2, whole genome shotgun sequence genome contains these proteins:
- a CDS encoding hypothetical protein (COG:O; EggNog:ENOG503PTUC): MASQRAELQYWPTLKAWIQENRLGNYPGATTTPVVHCVICLDKDEILTPATPPQNIANAHPGVTLFCGHMMCKACYGRWEKHLTEAGKAVTCPTCRHKLVYTTSQVASNGCTHPAYAWDLPVETYSPINIPPTKDDEGSIPNFCHNCRVDRMKYIARHITELRQEGYDDLQVRNILLHSAGGALELTDFEQRAAFPPNANGTYFAPWVAPPRNNEQNYLLDQLRQQLVREGHSWRGRVPQPPPVGFFGLQ, encoded by the coding sequence ATGGCTTCTCAAAGAGCAGAGCTTCAGTACTGGCCTACACTCAAGGCTTGGATTCAGGAAAACCGTCTCGGAAACTACCCCGGTGCCACCACAACGCCTGTTGTGCACTGTGTCATCTGCCTCGACAAGGACGAGATCCTCACCCCTGCCACTCCTCCGCAAAACATTGCCAATGCCCACCCGGGAGTAACTCTTTTCTGCGGGCACATGATGTGCAAAGCTTGCTACGGGCGCTGGGAAAAGCATCTGACAGAAGCCGGTAAGGCCGTCACTTGCCCCACCTGCCGACACAAATTGGTGTATACTACGAGCCAGGTTGCTTCCAACGGCTGCACCCACCCTGCCTATGCCTGGGACCTCCCAGTGGAGACCTActcccccatcaacatccccccTACCAAAGACGATGAGGGGTCTATCCCCAACTTCTGCCACAACTGTCGGGTCGACAGAATGAAATACATTGCCCGGCATATCACTGAGCTTCGGCAGGAGGGCTATGATGACTTGCAGGTCAGGAATATCTTGCTTCATTCCGCTGGCGGTGCTCTCGAGCTGACCGACTTTGAACAGCGAGCGGCCTTCCCACCTAATGCTAATGGTACATATTTTGCACCCTGGGTTGCGCCCCCTCGCAATAATGAGCAGAATTATCTCCTCGACCAGCTTCGTCAGCAGCTCGTCAGGGAGGGGCACTCATGGCGTGGCCGTGTcccgcaacctcctcctgttGGTTTCTTCGGTCTACAGTAG